One window of Pseudomonas sp. ML2-2023-3 genomic DNA carries:
- a CDS encoding TIGR02450 family Trp-rich protein: MNRINPRKLLLSKWTAAVPRNREKHFLVTQLFCDEEGTVLDIELQAVLTQRNQRLTWQSLQDAGEWKMGWQ; this comes from the coding sequence ATGAACCGCATCAACCCGCGCAAATTGCTGCTGTCAAAATGGACAGCAGCTGTGCCGCGTAACCGTGAAAAACACTTTCTGGTCACCCAGCTGTTTTGCGACGAAGAAGGCACCGTGCTCGATATCGAACTGCAAGCGGTGCTTACCCAGCGTAATCAGCGTTTGACGTGGCAAAGCCTGCAAGATGCGGGCGAATGGAAAATGGGCTGGCAATAA